The Lacipirellula parvula genome window below encodes:
- a CDS encoding class I SAM-dependent methyltransferase, translating to MIRHALFPVEAAVYGVSYAFLQNLIRSPQPLDPEKTWHEITREMPLGTDWIRTTWPVRPIRPLIIRAKMKQDHVLGISEHYDVSNDFYKLWLDRKYMFYTCADFHTPDDTIEEAQQHKADFILKLIDPQPGEKIMELGCGWGPMLKRILEATGERENLYGLTLSKEQKAYNDEHNHFNVDFDNFITRDYPSEAFDKIYSIGAWEHVRENEIPQLLDKLYAALKPGGRLVKHFFCRVSDYYTATVACSQIYFPGSMGAPYRFHAKAWEDAGFRIKHCSIHDYRPTLRAWFDRMVEHKEEALRLVDVQTYNRYLTFFPSSWRYFNDNLSMVTRWVLEKPTRGRGRR from the coding sequence ATGATTCGCCACGCTTTATTCCCGGTCGAAGCCGCCGTTTACGGCGTGTCATACGCATTCCTCCAGAACCTCATTCGCTCACCTCAACCGCTCGATCCAGAGAAGACGTGGCACGAGATCACGCGGGAGATGCCGCTCGGCACCGACTGGATCCGCACCACTTGGCCTGTTCGTCCGATACGACCGCTCATCATTCGAGCCAAGATGAAGCAGGACCATGTTCTAGGTATCTCCGAGCACTACGACGTCTCGAACGATTTCTACAAACTGTGGCTCGATCGGAAATACATGTTCTACACATGCGCCGATTTCCACACTCCGGACGACACGATCGAAGAGGCCCAGCAGCATAAGGCCGACTTCATCTTGAAGCTGATCGACCCGCAACCGGGCGAGAAGATTATGGAGCTTGGTTGCGGCTGGGGACCGATGCTTAAACGGATCTTAGAAGCTACCGGTGAGCGTGAGAATCTCTACGGCCTAACGCTCTCGAAAGAGCAAAAGGCGTACAATGACGAGCACAATCACTTCAACGTTGACTTCGACAACTTCATTACCCGCGACTATCCCAGTGAAGCGTTCGACAAAATCTACTCGATCGGCGCCTGGGAGCATGTACGGGAAAATGAGATTCCGCAATTGCTCGACAAACTCTATGCGGCTCTGAAGCCTGGCGGACGGCTTGTAAAGCATTTCTTCTGCCGCGTGAGCGATTACTACACGGCCACAGTTGCCTGCTCGCAGATCTACTTCCCCGGTTCGATGGGCGCGCCCTACCGCTTCCATGCGAAGGCATGGGAAGATGCCGGCTTTCGCATCAAGCACTGCTCAATCCACGACTACCGTCCGACTTTGCGGGCGTGGTTCGATCGCATGGTCGAGCACAAAGAGGAGGCGTTGCGGTTGGTGGACGTGCAGACGTACAACCGCTACCTGACGTTCTTTCCGTCATCGTGGCGATACTTCAACGACAATTTGTCGATGGTCACACGATGGGTGCTGGAGAAGCCGACTAGAGGTCGCGGGCGGCGGTAG
- a CDS encoding NAD(P)H-dependent flavin oxidoreductase, which yields MHPLLNRLRLERPIIQGPMAGVSTPAMAAAVSAAGALGSIGVGAVDAEATRAMIHAVREQTDRAFNVNVFCHQPATPNAAKEQAWLARLAPEFAHYGAKPPSRLTEIYASFLTDDAKLDVLLSEKPAVVSFHFGLPRREQIEALRAAGIVLIATATSLLEAQQAVAAGIDAIVAQGYEAGGHRGAFDPRGVDDRLGTFALTRLLVEKLEVPVIAAGGVMDGAGIAAALALGATAVQLGTAFIACPESSADAAYREALLGPQAKHTVMTSAISGRPARCLSNRFTAFGSQISVEEIPDYPIAYDAGKALHAAAKAKGEFGYGAQWAGQGAPLARALPAAELVAQLAQELAAAQQRAC from the coding sequence ATGCATCCATTGCTGAACAGACTCCGTCTCGAACGGCCGATCATCCAAGGCCCGATGGCCGGCGTCTCGACTCCGGCGATGGCGGCAGCGGTGTCGGCGGCCGGGGCGCTCGGTTCGATCGGCGTCGGCGCAGTCGATGCGGAAGCCACCCGCGCGATGATTCACGCGGTGCGCGAGCAGACCGATCGAGCGTTCAACGTGAACGTCTTTTGCCACCAGCCCGCGACGCCGAACGCGGCCAAGGAGCAGGCATGGCTTGCTCGGTTGGCGCCTGAATTCGCACACTACGGGGCAAAGCCGCCGAGCCGACTCACGGAGATCTACGCGAGCTTTCTCACCGATGATGCGAAGCTGGACGTGCTGCTCTCAGAAAAACCGGCAGTGGTTAGTTTTCATTTTGGCTTGCCGCGTCGCGAGCAGATCGAGGCGTTGCGAGCCGCCGGCATTGTGCTAATCGCCACAGCGACAAGCTTGCTGGAAGCGCAGCAAGCAGTTGCCGCGGGAATCGACGCGATCGTCGCGCAGGGCTACGAGGCTGGCGGCCATCGCGGAGCGTTCGATCCGCGCGGCGTCGATGATCGCCTCGGCACGTTTGCGCTGACGCGGCTGCTAGTGGAGAAGCTCGAAGTGCCAGTGATCGCCGCGGGCGGCGTTATGGACGGCGCGGGGATTGCCGCGGCGCTCGCGCTCGGGGCGACGGCCGTTCAACTGGGAACGGCGTTCATCGCTTGCCCCGAATCATCGGCCGACGCTGCCTATCGCGAGGCGCTTTTGGGCCCGCAGGCTAAACACACCGTGATGACCTCGGCGATCTCAGGCCGACCCGCACGTTGCCTGAGCAATCGGTTCACCGCATTCGGATCGCAGATTTCCGTCGAAGAGATTCCCGATTACCCGATCGCCTACGACGCCGGCAAAGCGTTGCATGCCGCTGCGAAGGCGAAGGGCGAGTTTGGTTACGGCGCCCAGTGGGCAGGGCAGGGGGCGCCGTTGGCGCGAGCGCTGCCGGCCGCGGAGTTGGTGGCTCAGCTAGCGCAGGAACTCGCCGCAGCCCAGCAGCGCGCCTGCTGA
- a CDS encoding tautomerase family protein gives MPIVTIQITREGTTPEQKAALIKGATDLMSEVLNKPPALTFVVIQEVELADWGVAGLPVEEFRRQTGSEPNGD, from the coding sequence GTGCCGATCGTCACGATCCAAATCACTCGCGAGGGAACGACGCCAGAGCAAAAGGCCGCGCTCATCAAGGGGGCGACTGACCTCATGAGCGAGGTGCTGAACAAACCGCCTGCGCTGACGTTCGTCGTCATTCAGGAGGTGGAGCTGGCGGATTGGGGCGTCGCTGGGTTGCCGGTTGAGGAGTTTCGCCGGCAGACGGGCAGCGAGCCGAACGGCGATTGA
- a CDS encoding SDR family NAD(P)-dependent oxidoreductase has protein sequence MSSERKVAVITGASQGIGAGLVRGFLDRGYQVLANSRSITAETFPEVVAVAGDIADPAVAERVIRMAVEKFGRVDVLVNNAGMFISKPFVDYTPADFAAKISLNLAGFFYVSQCAIRQMLPQGGGHIVNMTTTLVNQPVKGVPSALASLTKGGLDAVTRSLAIEYADRGIRVNAVAPGVIRTPMHAPETHAFLAGLHPVRRMGEVDEIVEAVLYLEGAKFVTGETLHVDGGAHAGHW, from the coding sequence GTGTCTAGCGAACGCAAAGTCGCCGTCATCACCGGCGCCTCGCAAGGAATCGGCGCGGGACTCGTCCGCGGGTTTCTCGACCGCGGCTATCAGGTTCTCGCCAATTCGCGGTCGATTACAGCCGAAACCTTCCCAGAGGTCGTCGCCGTCGCGGGCGATATCGCCGATCCGGCCGTTGCCGAGCGCGTGATTCGCATGGCGGTCGAAAAGTTCGGCCGCGTCGACGTGCTGGTAAACAACGCCGGAATGTTCATTTCGAAGCCGTTCGTCGACTACACGCCCGCCGATTTCGCCGCCAAGATCTCGCTGAACCTCGCCGGCTTCTTTTACGTTTCGCAGTGTGCGATTCGCCAGATGCTGCCGCAGGGGGGCGGGCACATCGTCAACATGACGACGACGCTTGTCAATCAGCCGGTGAAAGGCGTTCCGTCGGCCTTGGCCTCGCTCACCAAGGGGGGCCTCGACGCCGTCACACGGTCGCTGGCGATCGAGTATGCCGATCGCGGCATTCGCGTGAACGCCGTGGCGCCGGGCGTGATCCGCACGCCAATGCACGCCCCCGAAACGCACGCCTTTCTCGCCGGCCTGCATCCTGTGAGACGGATGGGGGAAGTCGACGAGATTGTCGAGGCCGTGCTGTACTTGGAAGGGGCGAAGTTCGTGACGGGCGAAACGCTCCACGTCGACGGCGGCGCTCATGCCGGCCACTGGTAA
- a CDS encoding organic hydroperoxide resistance protein, protein MLHIEKVLYTAKAHTTGGRDGASRTSDGRLDIKLSSPGGPGTGTNPEQLFACGWSACFIGAMAVAAQQRKLRLPPETAIDAEVDLGMTDGGYLLRARLNVSLPGIDREVAQAIVADAHQICPYSKATRGNIDVEINLL, encoded by the coding sequence ATGCTGCACATCGAAAAAGTTCTCTACACAGCCAAGGCTCACACCACCGGCGGTCGCGACGGCGCCTCGCGCACTTCTGACGGGCGGCTCGATATTAAGTTGTCGTCGCCAGGCGGGCCCGGCACGGGGACCAACCCGGAGCAACTCTTCGCCTGCGGTTGGTCGGCTTGCTTCATCGGCGCCATGGCGGTAGCGGCTCAGCAGCGGAAGTTGCGCCTGCCGCCAGAAACGGCCATCGACGCCGAGGTCGATCTCGGCATGACCGACGGCGGTTACCTCCTCCGCGCCAGGTTGAACGTCAGCCTGCCCGGCATCGACCGCGAGGTTGCCCAAGCGATCGTCGCAGATGCTCACCAGATTTGCCCCTACTCGAAAGCCACCCGCGGCAACATCGACGTCGAAATCAATCTGCTGTGA
- a CDS encoding MGH1-like glycoside hydrolase domain-containing protein, which translates to MSTEPHTDAESRRLRESGSRAQNWQRWGPYLAERQWGTVREDYSADGEAWGYFTHEQSRSRAYRWGEDGLLGVTDRECRLCFALALWNGRDPILKERLFGLTGPEGNHGEDVKECYYYLDSTPTHSYMKALYKYPQGAFPYAQLTEENRRRTKADPEFELADTGIFDESRYFDVFAEYAKASPDDLLIRLTIANRGPETAAIHLLPTLWFRNSWSWGCTHEGCEVKPRLEAAGPAAVVTRHVSLGEFRLDVEQPAGAEPVELVFTENETDAQQAFAVDDSKRYVKDAFHRYLIQGEAAAINPQRHGTKAAAIYRLNIPAGEQVVVRLRLAAASEAKEQPFTGFDELFAIRIREADQFYASRIPDSSNAEEANVARQAYAGLLWSKQFYHYVVKDWLTGDPDQPAPPAVRQFGRNHDWPHLFNRDVISMPDAWEYPWYAAWDLAFHMIPMATVDPEFAKSQLELFLREWYLHPNGQMPAYEWALSDVNPPVHAWACWRVYKMTAPRGERDVAFLKRVFTKLLLNFTWWVNRKDVAGNHLFAGGFLGLDNIGVFDRSKPLPGGGRLEQADGTAWMAFYASTMLAMALELAQFDNTYEDIASKFFEHFVHIADAMNTLGGMGLWHEVDGFFYDQLKVDDSVTSLGIRSIVGIIPLFAVEVLEQADIDRLPGFRKRMEWFLKHRPDLGRHIAYCEKSHIGVEHDDEHGDDFAGHRLLAIPSCERLQRVLTYLFDETEFLAPHGIRALSQFHREHPFVLWAEGQEHRVDYTPGESTTGIFGGNSNWRGPIWFPINFLIIEALERYYHFYGDSVSIPCPTGSGRMLNLFEASQELRRRLSSLFLPDAAGRRPCHGLEERYANDPHWRDLPLFYEYFHGDDGRGLGASHQTGWTALVATMLRDFHTPRTAGYAQRNRPTQASAHEQNGHPAQPQHGHKQTQPQ; encoded by the coding sequence ATGTCGACGGAACCGCATACCGACGCCGAGTCTCGCCGCCTGCGCGAGTCGGGCAGCCGCGCGCAAAACTGGCAGCGTTGGGGGCCATATCTCGCCGAGCGGCAATGGGGCACCGTTCGCGAAGACTACTCCGCCGACGGCGAAGCGTGGGGCTACTTCACCCACGAGCAATCTCGCAGCCGCGCGTATCGCTGGGGCGAGGATGGCCTGCTTGGCGTCACCGACCGCGAGTGCCGGCTCTGCTTCGCGCTCGCGCTGTGGAACGGCCGTGATCCGATTCTCAAGGAGCGGCTGTTCGGCCTGACGGGTCCCGAGGGAAACCATGGCGAGGACGTGAAGGAGTGCTACTACTATCTCGATTCGACGCCGACGCACTCCTACATGAAGGCGCTCTACAAGTATCCGCAGGGCGCGTTTCCGTACGCCCAGCTGACCGAAGAGAACCGCCGCCGCACGAAGGCGGATCCAGAGTTTGAACTCGCGGATACGGGCATTTTCGATGAGAGCCGTTACTTCGACGTGTTCGCCGAGTACGCGAAGGCATCGCCAGACGACCTGTTGATCAGATTGACGATCGCCAACCGCGGTCCTGAGACAGCGGCGATCCACTTGCTGCCGACGCTGTGGTTCCGCAACAGCTGGAGTTGGGGCTGCACGCACGAAGGGTGTGAAGTGAAGCCGCGGCTCGAAGCGGCTGGTCCCGCGGCCGTCGTGACACGGCATGTTTCGCTGGGCGAGTTCCGCCTCGACGTCGAGCAACCGGCAGGCGCCGAGCCGGTGGAGCTCGTGTTCACCGAGAACGAAACTGACGCACAGCAGGCGTTCGCCGTCGACGATAGCAAGCGTTATGTGAAAGACGCGTTCCACCGCTATCTTATTCAAGGCGAGGCCGCGGCGATCAATCCGCAGCGGCACGGCACGAAGGCGGCGGCAATCTACCGCTTGAACATCCCTGCCGGCGAGCAAGTCGTCGTGCGGCTGCGCCTTGCAGCCGCGAGCGAAGCGAAAGAGCAGCCGTTCACAGGCTTCGACGAACTCTTCGCAATTCGCATCCGCGAGGCCGATCAGTTCTACGCCTCGAGAATCCCCGACTCTAGCAACGCAGAAGAAGCCAACGTCGCTCGGCAAGCCTACGCGGGGCTGCTGTGGAGCAAGCAGTTCTACCACTATGTGGTCAAGGATTGGCTTACCGGCGATCCCGATCAACCCGCGCCGCCCGCTGTCCGTCAGTTCGGGCGTAATCACGATTGGCCTCATCTGTTCAACCGTGACGTCATCTCGATGCCCGACGCCTGGGAGTACCCGTGGTACGCGGCGTGGGACTTGGCGTTTCACATGATTCCGATGGCCACGGTCGATCCCGAGTTCGCGAAGAGCCAGCTCGAACTCTTCCTCCGCGAGTGGTACCTCCACCCGAACGGGCAAATGCCGGCGTACGAGTGGGCCCTCTCCGACGTCAATCCGCCGGTTCATGCGTGGGCCTGCTGGCGCGTCTACAAGATGACCGCCCCGCGCGGCGAGCGCGACGTGGCGTTCCTCAAGCGGGTGTTCACCAAGCTGCTGCTCAACTTCACCTGGTGGGTCAATCGCAAGGACGTTGCGGGCAATCACCTGTTCGCGGGAGGCTTCCTCGGGCTCGACAACATCGGGGTGTTCGATCGCTCGAAGCCGCTCCCTGGCGGCGGGCGTTTGGAGCAAGCCGACGGCACCGCGTGGATGGCGTTTTACGCCTCGACGATGCTGGCAATGGCGCTGGAACTCGCCCAATTCGACAATACGTACGAAGACATCGCCTCGAAGTTCTTCGAGCACTTCGTTCACATCGCCGACGCAATGAACACGCTCGGCGGTATGGGACTGTGGCACGAAGTCGACGGTTTTTTCTACGACCAACTGAAGGTTGACGACTCCGTCACGTCGCTCGGCATTCGGTCGATCGTCGGCATCATCCCGCTCTTCGCGGTCGAGGTGCTGGAGCAAGCCGACATCGATCGCTTGCCCGGATTTCGCAAACGAATGGAGTGGTTTCTCAAACATCGACCCGACCTCGGACGGCATATCGCCTATTGCGAGAAATCACACATCGGCGTCGAACACGACGATGAGCACGGAGACGACTTCGCCGGTCATCGTCTGCTGGCGATCCCATCGTGCGAGCGGCTCCAGCGGGTGCTCACCTACCTCTTCGACGAAACAGAGTTCCTGGCTCCCCATGGCATTCGCGCCCTCTCGCAATTCCATCGCGAACATCCCTTCGTCCTGTGGGCCGAGGGGCAAGAGCACCGCGTCGACTATACGCCCGGCGAGTCGACCACCGGCATCTTCGGCGGCAACTCGAACTGGCGCGGACCGATCTGGTTTCCGATTAACTTTCTCATCATCGAAGCCCTCGAGCGTTACTATCACTTCTACGGCGATTCGGTGAGCATTCCGTGCCCAACCGGTTCGGGCCGGATGTTGAACTTGTTCGAAGCTTCGCAAGAACTGCGGCGGCGGCTCAGTTCGCTCTTCTTGCCCGACGCCGCCGGCCGCCGCCCCTGCCACGGTTTGGAGGAGCGCTACGCCAATGATCCGCACTGGCGCGACTTGCCGCTGTTCTACGAATACTTCCACGGCGACGATGGCCGCGGCCTCGGCGCCAGCCATCAAACGGGTTGGACGGCGCTGGTGGCGACGATGTTGCGCGATTTCCACACGCCGCGAACAGCGGGGTATGCTCAGCGGAATCGTCCGACGCAAGCCTCCGCGCATGAACAAAACGGCCATCCCGCCCAACCGCAGCACGGCCACAAACAGACACAGCCGCAATGA
- a CDS encoding response regulator has translation MSSKSSTPVNVLLVDDLHENLLALEALLRREGVTILKAQSGSDALELLLQFEVALAILDVQMPGMDGFELAELMRGTERTRRVPIIFLTAGNADLRRKFRGYEAGAVDFLQKPIESDIIRSKVDVFVELFRQRQEVAQQRDDLQAATAENARLLAESQRHASALEEADRRKDDFLAVLAHELRNPLGPVRNAIEILRHSDEANQVMREAREIISRQVSHMSRLIDDLLDVARIARGKIQLRNEHCDAAEILRQTAEDYRATIDAAKATLEVDVASSLPIHADRTRVAQVIGNLLHNAAKFTPPGGRVRVSASSDAAGDFATIVVSDTGIGLSPEVKSRLFEPFSQAEQGADRASGGLGLGLALARNIAELHGGALDAESEGPGRGATFTLKLPLLAGEYVPEVEQKPVAPAAATGKLRILIVEDNADAARSLQVLLGLMGYEVNVVADGKAGIEAAKSRKPDVIMSDIGLPGEYDGYQLARQLRSEADLADIHLIAISGYGQPEDRKRSHDAGFDQHLVKPVDIQRLKKALDPLRA, from the coding sequence ATGAGTTCGAAATCATCAACCCCGGTTAACGTACTGCTCGTCGACGATCTGCACGAGAATCTGCTCGCGCTCGAGGCGCTCCTGCGGCGCGAGGGGGTGACCATCCTCAAGGCGCAAAGCGGCTCCGATGCGCTTGAGTTGCTGCTACAATTCGAGGTGGCGCTCGCGATTCTCGACGTGCAGATGCCCGGCATGGACGGTTTCGAACTCGCCGAGCTGATGCGCGGGACCGAACGGACCCGCCGCGTACCGATCATTTTTCTGACGGCGGGCAACGCCGACTTGCGACGAAAGTTCCGCGGCTACGAGGCGGGCGCCGTCGACTTCCTGCAGAAGCCGATCGAGTCGGACATCATCCGCAGCAAAGTCGACGTGTTCGTCGAACTCTTCCGCCAGCGGCAGGAAGTCGCCCAGCAGCGCGACGATCTGCAAGCCGCGACGGCGGAGAACGCCCGACTACTGGCAGAGAGCCAGCGGCATGCCTCGGCGCTGGAGGAGGCCGACCGCCGCAAGGATGACTTTCTCGCGGTGCTGGCCCATGAGCTCCGCAATCCGTTGGGGCCCGTTCGTAACGCGATCGAGATTCTGCGGCACTCCGACGAAGCCAATCAAGTGATGCGCGAGGCACGCGAGATCATTTCTCGGCAGGTCAGCCACATGTCTCGCCTGATCGACGACCTGCTCGACGTCGCGCGAATCGCGCGCGGAAAGATCCAGCTTCGCAACGAGCATTGCGACGCCGCGGAGATCTTGCGGCAGACGGCCGAAGACTACCGCGCAACGATCGATGCGGCCAAGGCAACGCTGGAGGTCGACGTGGCGTCTTCGCTGCCGATCCATGCCGATCGGACCCGCGTCGCGCAGGTAATCGGCAACTTGCTCCACAATGCAGCGAAGTTCACGCCTCCCGGTGGCCGTGTGCGCGTGAGCGCGAGCAGCGACGCAGCGGGCGACTTCGCCACGATCGTCGTCAGCGATACCGGCATCGGCTTATCGCCGGAAGTGAAGTCGCGGCTGTTCGAACCGTTCAGCCAAGCAGAGCAGGGGGCCGATCGCGCGAGCGGTGGACTGGGGCTCGGCCTGGCGCTGGCGCGGAACATCGCCGAACTCCATGGCGGTGCGCTCGACGCTGAGAGCGAAGGCCCCGGCCGCGGCGCCACCTTTACGCTGAAGCTGCCGCTGCTCGCCGGCGAATACGTCCCCGAAGTAGAACAGAAGCCTGTCGCCCCTGCGGCAGCGACGGGCAAGCTGCGGATCCTCATCGTCGAGGACAACGCCGACGCCGCCCGCAGCCTGCAGGTGCTGCTGGGACTGATGGGCTACGAGGTGAACGTCGTCGCCGACGGCAAGGCTGGCATCGAAGCGGCAAAGTCGCGCAAACCCGACGTGATCATGTCGGACATTGGGTTGCCCGGCGAGTACGACGGCTACCAACTCGCTCGCCAACTCCGTTCGGAGGCCGACCTCGCCGACATCCATCTCATCGCGATCAGCGGCTACGGGCAGCCTGAGGATCGCAAGCGTTCGCATGACGCGGGATTCGATCAGCATCTGGTGAAGCCGGTCGACATTCAGCGTCTGAAGAAGGCGCTCGATCCGCTGCGCGCATAG
- a CDS encoding chemotaxis protein CheB, whose product MSTRPIEAIVIGASAGALDALTQVLTPLPADYPLPLLAVVHLPADKKSILAELLDMKCRLSVKEGEDKEPLAAGVVYVAPPDYHMLVEKDGTLSLSSEEPVLYSRPSIDVLFESAADAFGPGLVGVILTGANEDGAHGLATIREAGGRCIVQRPHNAYASTMPLAALQTCNDARTMSLPEIAEFLKEAGGLP is encoded by the coding sequence ATGAGCACTCGCCCGATTGAAGCGATCGTCATCGGAGCATCAGCAGGAGCGCTCGACGCTCTCACGCAAGTACTCACGCCGTTGCCGGCGGACTACCCGCTGCCGCTACTGGCGGTGGTTCATCTTCCTGCGGACAAGAAAAGCATCCTCGCCGAACTGCTCGATATGAAATGCCGCCTCTCCGTCAAAGAAGGCGAGGACAAGGAGCCGCTCGCGGCGGGCGTCGTTTACGTTGCACCGCCCGATTACCACATGCTGGTCGAAAAAGATGGCACGCTTTCGCTGTCCAGCGAAGAGCCAGTCCTCTATTCGCGTCCGTCGATCGACGTGCTCTTCGAGTCGGCCGCCGACGCCTTTGGCCCTGGTTTAGTGGGCGTCATCCTCACTGGCGCCAACGAAGATGGCGCCCATGGCCTCGCAACCATTCGCGAGGCAGGCGGCCGCTGCATCGTTCAACGTCCCCATAACGCATACGCCTCCACGATGCCGCTGGCGGCGCTCCAAACGTGCAACGACGCGCGGACGATGAGCCTGCCTGAGATTGCCGAGTTCCTGAAAGAAGCGGGAGGGCTCCCATGA
- a CDS encoding CheR family methyltransferase — MSDNTDDIELRLLLDAIFRKYHYDFRGYSMASIKRRLLHAREKFGCGTFSLLQDKVLHDPTVMPELLTYLTVQVSELFRDPAYFRGIRQHVAPFLKTYPSIKVWVAGCSGGEELYSLAILFREEGLESRTMFYATDINPKALRRAEAGVYELDRLAAFTENHQLSGGKSSLSDYYTAAYGGAVFDKTLRKRVVFSDHSLVSDTVFAEVQLISCRNVLIYFDRELQDRAIGLFADSLSRQGFLGLGAKENLRFSRHADRFIEFSKEDRIYQKRGAS, encoded by the coding sequence GTGTCAGACAACACCGACGATATCGAACTCCGCCTGCTGCTAGACGCGATTTTTCGTAAGTACCACTACGATTTTCGCGGCTACTCGATGGCGTCGATCAAGCGGCGGTTGCTGCACGCTCGCGAGAAGTTCGGCTGCGGCACCTTCTCGCTGCTGCAAGACAAGGTGCTGCACGATCCGACCGTGATGCCGGAACTTCTCACCTATCTCACCGTGCAGGTGAGCGAGCTGTTTCGCGATCCTGCCTACTTTCGCGGCATTCGCCAGCATGTGGCTCCGTTCCTCAAGACGTACCCGTCCATCAAAGTCTGGGTCGCCGGCTGCAGTGGCGGCGAAGAACTCTATTCGCTTGCCATCCTCTTTCGTGAAGAGGGACTGGAGAGCCGCACGATGTTCTACGCCACCGACATCAACCCGAAAGCGCTGCGACGCGCCGAAGCAGGCGTCTACGAGCTTGATCGGCTCGCCGCGTTCACCGAGAACCACCAGCTCTCCGGCGGAAAGTCATCGCTCTCCGACTACTACACCGCGGCCTACGGTGGCGCCGTCTTCGACAAAACCCTGCGGAAGCGAGTTGTCTTCTCCGATCATAGCCTGGTTTCCGACACGGTTTTCGCCGAGGTCCAGCTAATTTCCTGCCGCAACGTGCTGATCTACTTCGACCGCGAGTTGCAAGACCGCGCGATCGGTCTCTTCGCCGATTCACTCAGCCGGCAAGGCTTTTTGGGACTCGGAGCGAAGGAGAACCTCCGCTTCTCTCGGCACGCCGACCGCTTCATTGAATTCTCGAAGGAAGACCGCATCTATCAAAAGCGAGGCGCCTCATGA